A single genomic interval of Candidatus Jordarchaeales archaeon harbors:
- the lysS gene encoding homocitrate synthase encodes MNKKVILLDSTLREGEQTPGVSFTIEEKLEIAKMLDEVGVGMIEAGSPMVSEGVKEAVRRIANESLRAEVIAHVRAVKEDIDLAINCGVDRVAIFMGTSPIHRIAKFKMSEEEIIRKVVDAIEYAKDHGVKVRFTPEDATRTEREYLVKICSAAVDAGADRISVADTVGIMTPEGMYELVSFLSSKLKGAGLDVHCHNDLGLAVANSLAGVKAGANVVHVTVNGLGERAGIASLAEVAVALKVLMGIDPGIKYHLLTELSSMVERYSGVYLSPHTPIVGVNAFSHKAGVHVAAVLADPRTYEAFDPSILGRSRKIVVDRYAGKHAVKAKLDELGVEVNDEQLEKITKKIKELSDKKKRIENSDILSIAEEVLGRNISGVTPEGVMGIVLVKVESHVYTTNIIRKIINIPGVENAFEVSGEYDVVVYVQAKNMNELNECIEAIRSVRGVERTTTKIVLKKFDGQTKYKNRSR; translated from the coding sequence ATGAATAAGAAAGTTATTTTGCTAGATTCAACGCTACGTGAAGGAGAACAGACTCCAGGTGTATCGTTTACTATCGAAGAGAAACTCGAGATTGCAAAAATGCTTGATGAAGTCGGCGTCGGCATGATAGAAGCAGGATCCCCCATGGTCTCAGAAGGTGTTAAGGAAGCGGTAAGGAGGATAGCAAACGAGTCTCTAAGAGCAGAAGTTATCGCTCACGTCAGAGCTGTTAAAGAGGACATAGACTTAGCTATCAATTGCGGAGTAGACAGAGTCGCCATATTCATGGGAACATCACCTATACATAGGATAGCAAAATTCAAGATGAGTGAGGAAGAAATAATCAGAAAAGTCGTTGACGCAATTGAATATGCTAAAGACCACGGGGTTAAAGTGAGATTTACTCCCGAAGATGCTACAAGGACTGAAAGAGAATACTTAGTTAAAATATGTTCGGCGGCCGTAGATGCAGGAGCGGATAGAATAAGCGTGGCGGACACCGTTGGAATAATGACCCCTGAAGGCATGTATGAACTTGTTTCATTTCTCTCCAGCAAACTAAAAGGCGCAGGCTTAGACGTCCACTGCCATAACGACCTAGGATTAGCAGTCGCTAACTCTCTTGCAGGAGTGAAAGCTGGAGCCAATGTCGTCCACGTTACAGTAAACGGTCTTGGTGAAAGGGCGGGTATAGCATCCCTCGCAGAGGTTGCCGTTGCCTTAAAAGTATTGATGGGCATAGATCCCGGAATAAAATATCACTTATTAACTGAACTCTCAAGCATGGTTGAAAGGTACAGTGGAGTATACTTGTCCCCACACACCCCGATAGTTGGAGTTAATGCCTTTTCTCACAAAGCAGGAGTTCACGTCGCAGCAGTTCTTGCAGACCCAAGAACATACGAAGCCTTTGACCCCTCAATTCTAGGCAGAAGCAGAAAGATAGTAGTTGACAGGTACGCAGGGAAACATGCCGTCAAAGCAAAACTGGACGAGTTAGGAGTAGAAGTAAATGACGAACAGCTAGAAAAAATAACGAAGAAAATAAAAGAGCTTTCCGACAAGAAGAAGCGCATAGAGAATTCCGATATTCTATCCATAGCTGAGGAAGTTCTTGGAAGAAACATTAGCGGCGTAACACCTGAAGGTGTAATGGGAATCGTTCTAGTAAAAGTTGAGTCACACGTCTATACAACGAACATAATAAGGAAAATTATAAACATTCCAGGAGTAGAGAATGCTTTCGAAGTAAGCGGAGAGTATGACGTGGTGGTGTACGTTCAAGCGAAAAACATGAACGAACTAAACGAGTGTATAGAAGCTATAAGAAGCGTGAGAGGAGTCGAAAGAACAACTACTAAGATAGTACTGAAAAAGTTCGACGGACAAACAAAATACAAAAACCGAAGCCGATGA
- the lysW gene encoding lysine biosynthesis protein LysW: MAKGNCPECDAEIEIEDPVIREVVECPDCGAELEVVKIEGDKIEFSVVEIKGEDWGE; encoded by the coding sequence TTGGCAAAAGGCAACTGCCCTGAATGTGATGCAGAAATAGAAATAGAAGATCCAGTCATAAGAGAAGTTGTAGAATGCCCTGACTGCGGTGCCGAGCTGGAAGTCGTTAAAATAGAAGGAGATAAGATCGAGTTCTCAGTTGTCGAGATCAAAGGAGAAGACTGGGGAGAGTAA
- the argC gene encoding N-acetyl-gamma-glutamyl-phosphate reductase has protein sequence MRVGVIGARGYTGGELLRLLCMHPKVEVTYVTSRQYAGKPVGSVHPNLRGLLDLKFEDLNVSKAAEKCDCVFIAVPHGASMDITPQLLEVGLKVIDLSADFRLKSEEEFKKYYGPHKRPDLLGKAVYGLPELHRKELRGARFVACPGCMATSAIIGAAPVISSFKVDLEKIVVDAKIGSSAAGREVDESTHHPERSGVIRPYKVVGHRHTAEIEQELSGLIGRKVKIALSAHAVDVVRGILSTIHFFLDENVDEKDVWKAFRNFFNESPFVRIVKQKVGIYKLPDPKAVIGSNFCDVGFEMDEDNSRLVVLSAIDNLVKGASGQAVQCMNIMEGWDETLGLKFPGLFP, from the coding sequence ATGAGGGTTGGCGTGATAGGTGCTAGGGGTTATACCGGCGGCGAATTACTCCGGTTGCTTTGTATGCACCCAAAGGTTGAAGTAACCTATGTAACGTCAAGACAGTATGCCGGGAAACCTGTTGGAAGCGTCCACCCAAATCTAAGAGGACTGCTAGATCTTAAATTCGAAGACCTTAACGTCTCTAAAGCCGCAGAAAAATGTGACTGTGTCTTTATAGCAGTTCCACACGGAGCGTCCATGGACATTACACCACAATTACTGGAAGTAGGGTTAAAAGTCATAGATCTAAGCGCCGACTTCAGGCTGAAAAGCGAGGAGGAATTCAAGAAATATTACGGTCCGCACAAGAGACCAGACCTCCTCGGAAAAGCAGTCTACGGATTACCCGAGTTACACAGAAAGGAGCTGAGAGGGGCACGCTTCGTCGCATGCCCAGGCTGCATGGCTACAAGCGCCATAATAGGAGCTGCACCCGTCATTTCCTCGTTTAAAGTGGACTTAGAAAAAATAGTTGTTGACGCTAAGATAGGTTCATCGGCCGCTGGACGCGAAGTGGACGAGTCAACACACCATCCTGAAAGGTCGGGCGTAATAAGGCCGTATAAAGTTGTTGGACATAGGCACACTGCAGAAATAGAACAAGAGCTCTCTGGTCTTATCGGACGAAAGGTCAAAATCGCTCTTTCAGCTCACGCCGTAGACGTTGTTAGAGGGATACTTTCCACAATACACTTCTTCCTGGACGAGAACGTTGACGAGAAAGACGTCTGGAAGGCCTTCAGGAACTTCTTCAACGAGTCACCTTTTGTAAGAATAGTTAAACAGAAGGTTGGCATTTACAAGCTCCCAGACCCTAAAGCGGTGATTGGTTCAAACTTCTGCGATGTGGGTTTTGAAATGGATGAAGATAACTCAAGACTTGTTGTCTTGTCGGCAATAGATAACTTAGTTAAGGGAGCATCCGGACAGGCTGTTCAGTGTATGAACATAATGGAAGGCTGGGACGAGACTCTTGGATTAAAGTTCCCGGGACTTTTCCCATAA
- a CDS encoding aspartate aminotransferase family protein: MSREKIIEIEEKYFAKTYAKRPLVIVRGRGALLWDLNGREYIDCVGGHGICVVGHCHPKVVEAIKMQAEKLITCPGMFYNDARAELLEKLVNIAPRGLSRVFLSNSGAEAVECAIKLARKYTGKKGIIATVRGFHGRTMGALSATWEAKYRKPFEPLVPGFSHVTFGDAEAVRKAIDSDTAAVIVEPVQGEGGVHVAPEGYLKELRELCDEKDVLLIFDEVQTGFGRTGRMFACMHWNVTPDIMAVAKAIAGGIPMGATLAREDIMLSLQETEHGSTFGGNPLACAAASATIDVIVNEKLPERAEKLGRLLKDKLEEIKERSKIVREVRGLGLMVGVELKLRCKEYVLKAMEKGVLLLTSGLNVIRLLPPLVIEEEHIEKVTQVLSEVLVG, translated from the coding sequence TTGAGTAGAGAGAAAATCATAGAAATTGAAGAAAAATACTTTGCAAAAACATACGCTAAGAGACCATTAGTTATAGTGCGGGGTAGAGGAGCTCTATTGTGGGATCTGAACGGACGCGAATACATAGACTGCGTTGGTGGACATGGAATATGTGTGGTTGGTCATTGCCATCCGAAGGTAGTTGAAGCAATAAAAATGCAGGCAGAAAAACTCATAACATGCCCCGGAATGTTTTATAACGATGCAAGGGCCGAGTTACTCGAAAAGTTAGTTAACATAGCTCCAAGAGGACTTAGCAGAGTTTTCTTGTCTAACAGTGGAGCAGAGGCCGTTGAGTGTGCCATTAAGCTTGCTAGAAAGTATACTGGTAAGAAAGGGATAATTGCCACAGTGCGGGGATTTCACGGAAGAACAATGGGAGCACTTTCGGCTACCTGGGAAGCCAAGTACAGAAAGCCGTTTGAACCACTTGTCCCAGGCTTTTCGCACGTGACATTCGGCGATGCTGAAGCTGTTAGGAAAGCCATAGATAGTGACACAGCTGCAGTAATAGTTGAGCCTGTGCAAGGAGAGGGGGGCGTACATGTAGCACCCGAAGGGTACCTCAAAGAGTTGAGAGAGCTGTGCGACGAAAAAGATGTTCTCTTGATATTCGACGAAGTGCAAACCGGGTTCGGTAGGACTGGCAGAATGTTTGCATGTATGCACTGGAACGTCACACCTGACATAATGGCCGTGGCAAAAGCGATAGCAGGAGGGATTCCAATGGGGGCTACTTTAGCGAGAGAGGACATCATGTTATCGTTGCAGGAGACAGAACATGGCTCAACTTTCGGGGGGAACCCTCTCGCATGCGCTGCGGCAAGCGCAACGATAGATGTTATAGTTAATGAGAAACTTCCCGAGAGAGCGGAAAAACTGGGAAGGCTACTTAAGGATAAACTAGAGGAAATTAAAGAGAGGTCGAAGATAGTTAGGGAGGTTAGAGGGCTAGGTTTAATGGTAGGCGTAGAGTTAAAGTTAAGGTGCAAGGAATATGTTCTAAAAGCCATGGAGAAGGGAGTCCTCCTCTTGACTTCAGGACTTAATGTAATAAGGTTGCTTCCACCGCTAGTGATAGAAGAAGAGCACATAGAAAAAGTTACTCAAGTGCTATCTGAGGTACTGGTGGGATAG
- a CDS encoding V4R domain-containing protein: MHENLSSTGIAGLDFLCGGGIPRGSVVLILCDSGTSQDASALLGMLGLNLLERGETLILITTDPPSQTYPQLYAPEITGEAIKENRLFYIDLFSSSMGVSVPSNLNVEIVSKTNDLNHIMYVIRKFRNEKLKGIPYPEMKVTWIYNQFSTTIFSTGDPDRCLHFLWDIKSKIKLLNDLFFTSLNKEMHERSVVATAEHIADTVIELRSSEYKGIMKNFITVIKNAGLPCVRIATPYSLKFREREVLIGNDILSSFDSMKTTVLMDPEGNIRSQVIGEFGRITLLPAIFLHEIVRKGIESNIIEEIGSAIENASYLTAYRTIRRLKETFPFSEDELFIRGLETVSLAGWGLVEPDMRNAPSMIKVRVKNSIMVHPKRIYKIPVCFNFKGVIRGLLEATYEYPYVVEEVECAARGNENCIFIARRKT; the protein is encoded by the coding sequence TTGCATGAAAACCTTTCAAGTACTGGAATTGCGGGTTTGGATTTCCTGTGTGGAGGTGGCATCCCCCGTGGTTCAGTAGTCCTAATTCTTTGTGATAGTGGTACTTCCCAAGACGCTTCAGCCTTACTTGGAATGTTGGGTTTAAATCTTTTAGAACGGGGTGAAACCCTTATTTTAATCACTACAGATCCTCCATCCCAAACTTATCCCCAACTTTATGCCCCCGAAATTACAGGCGAGGCTATAAAGGAAAACCGTCTGTTTTACATTGATCTTTTTAGTAGCTCTATGGGCGTGTCTGTTCCTTCTAACTTAAATGTCGAAATTGTTTCAAAAACGAACGATCTGAACCACATAATGTATGTAATAAGAAAGTTTAGAAATGAAAAGCTTAAAGGCATTCCATATCCTGAAATGAAAGTCACATGGATTTACAACCAGTTCTCAACAACTATTTTCTCCACGGGAGACCCAGACAGATGTTTACACTTTCTTTGGGATATCAAGTCAAAAATTAAGCTATTAAACGACCTATTTTTCACTTCTTTAAATAAAGAGATGCATGAACGTAGTGTTGTGGCTACTGCAGAGCACATTGCTGATACTGTAATAGAACTTAGAAGTTCTGAGTATAAAGGAATAATGAAAAACTTTATCACTGTAATAAAAAATGCTGGGTTGCCGTGTGTCCGCATAGCAACCCCTTACTCGCTGAAGTTTAGAGAGCGTGAGGTGCTCATCGGAAATGATATACTGTCTTCTTTTGATTCTATGAAGACAACAGTTTTAATGGACCCTGAAGGAAACATTAGGAGCCAAGTGATAGGTGAGTTTGGGCGCATAACCCTTCTACCAGCAATATTCCTACACGAAATAGTTAGGAAAGGTATAGAGTCAAATATAATAGAAGAAATAGGTTCAGCCATAGAGAATGCCAGTTACCTTACCGCTTATAGAACCATACGTCGTCTGAAAGAGACTTTTCCCTTTTCAGAAGATGAGCTTTTTATTAGAGGCCTCGAGACAGTGAGCTTGGCTGGATGGGGTCTTGTGGAACCAGATATGAGGAACGCTCCTTCAATGATAAAGGTGAGGGTCAAGAATTCGATAATGGTTCACCCCAAGAGGATATATAAAATTCCTGTTTGTTTTAACTTCAAGGGGGTCATAAGAGGGCTTTTGGAGGCAACATATGAGTATCCTTACGTTGTTGAAGAAGTTGAATGCGCTGCTCGTGGAAATGAAAACTGTATATTCATAGCGAGACGGAAAACATGA
- the rqcH gene encoding ribosome rescue protein RqcH: MSEAMSNLDIAVIISELNKTLIGGRIRNIYQINRTFIFKVKVREEDFYLLVEPGRRIHLTWYEREKPKIPPPFCMALRKHVRHGKILSIYQHDFDRIVVMDVGFAENKVSLVFELFGDGNIVLLDSDRKIVIAEKYASMKDREILPKKEYLFPPSRGRDPRNLTFEEFKEILAANKGKAAAVLVKNLNIGSILAEEACARGGVEKGKNVNDLSDEETQALFRALMETLSEAFEGKVKPGILFKEEKAFIASPIMLKMYSGGEFSWKEFDCFNKAADEFYSKMEELKVEEEKIEEKREKEDKVRRMIEAQKEALQRMMEAEEKYRRYGDLLYENIHIVSQLLDAILLARKKNYSWQEIEEKINSVKDKDPAAKMFVGIKPHEGRVLVKLNEEVIPLDVKLTAVENANAFYEKAKEAMAKAERIRKAMNDIMERAKAERETKEEKFKLRLKKKKKWYEKYRWTISSDGFLILGGKDAKSNISLYKKMEPNDIFFHADVHGAPVVIVKTEGKTCPETTLKEAAQFAVSYSRAWKEGVLQADAYWVYPEQVSETPPSGEYLPKGGLIIRGKRNYFHNVPLELAVGVISENDEIKVIAGPPSAVSKKTPNFVKIKPGNIAQGKLAEEIRRTIASKAPRELAEIILKIPLNDFQSVLPPGGGIIVG, translated from the coding sequence ATGTCGGAAGCCATGTCCAACCTTGACATTGCAGTTATAATATCCGAGTTGAATAAAACGTTGATTGGCGGTAGGATACGTAACATTTACCAAATTAACAGAACTTTTATCTTTAAGGTCAAAGTTAGAGAGGAAGACTTTTACTTGCTTGTGGAGCCAGGTAGACGGATTCATCTTACGTGGTACGAGAGGGAGAAGCCAAAAATCCCTCCACCCTTCTGCATGGCTCTTAGGAAGCATGTGAGACATGGTAAGATCCTCTCTATTTACCAGCACGACTTTGACCGTATAGTTGTAATGGATGTCGGGTTTGCTGAAAACAAAGTTTCGCTAGTTTTTGAGCTTTTCGGAGACGGGAACATCGTTTTACTTGACAGTGATAGGAAAATAGTTATCGCAGAAAAGTATGCCTCAATGAAGGACAGGGAGATTCTACCCAAAAAAGAGTACCTTTTTCCTCCCTCTAGAGGAAGGGACCCCCGAAACTTGACCTTTGAGGAGTTTAAAGAGATTTTAGCCGCAAACAAGGGGAAAGCCGCGGCCGTTCTCGTTAAAAACCTCAACATTGGAAGTATCCTAGCCGAGGAGGCGTGCGCAAGAGGGGGTGTCGAGAAAGGGAAGAACGTTAATGACCTTTCAGACGAGGAGACACAGGCATTGTTTAGGGCACTAATGGAGACGCTAAGTGAAGCCTTTGAGGGGAAGGTTAAACCTGGAATACTCTTCAAGGAAGAGAAGGCTTTCATTGCTTCTCCTATCATGTTGAAAATGTACAGTGGAGGGGAGTTTTCGTGGAAGGAATTTGACTGTTTCAACAAGGCCGCAGACGAATTTTACTCTAAAATGGAAGAATTGAAAGTTGAAGAAGAGAAAATTGAAGAAAAACGCGAGAAAGAGGACAAAGTCCGGAGAATGATAGAAGCACAGAAAGAGGCACTTCAAAGAATGATGGAAGCAGAGGAGAAATACCGCAGATATGGGGACTTGTTATACGAGAACATCCACATTGTAAGCCAGTTGCTTGACGCTATACTTCTAGCCAGAAAGAAAAACTATTCATGGCAGGAAATAGAGGAGAAAATTAACTCTGTTAAGGACAAGGACCCGGCAGCGAAGATGTTCGTTGGAATAAAACCTCACGAGGGACGTGTACTGGTTAAGCTAAACGAGGAAGTGATACCCCTTGACGTGAAATTGACTGCCGTTGAAAATGCCAACGCTTTCTACGAAAAAGCAAAGGAAGCTATGGCAAAAGCTGAAAGAATAAGAAAAGCCATGAACGATATAATGGAGAGAGCTAAAGCTGAAAGAGAGACTAAAGAGGAGAAATTTAAGCTTAGGTTGAAGAAGAAAAAGAAGTGGTATGAAAAATACCGGTGGACGATCTCCTCCGACGGGTTCTTGATTCTTGGGGGAAAAGACGCCAAAAGCAATATTTCTCTCTATAAGAAGATGGAGCCAAACGACATATTTTTCCACGCCGATGTACACGGCGCCCCCGTGGTCATAGTTAAAACTGAGGGGAAAACCTGCCCCGAAACCACTCTCAAAGAGGCAGCACAATTTGCAGTTTCTTATTCGAGGGCATGGAAGGAGGGGGTACTTCAAGCGGACGCGTATTGGGTTTATCCTGAGCAAGTTTCAGAAACACCGCCATCTGGAGAGTATTTACCTAAAGGCGGGTTGATCATCAGGGGGAAAAGGAATTACTTTCACAATGTGCCATTAGAGTTGGCTGTCGGTGTAATTAGTGAAAACGACGAAATAAAAGTGATAGCTGGCCCACCGTCTGCTGTTTCTAAAAAAACACCGAATTTCGTCAAGATTAAACCGGGGAATATAGCCCAAGGAAAACTGGCGGAGGAAATAAGGAGAACTATAGCAAGTAAAGCCCCCCGAGAACTAGCTGAAATTATTCTAAAAATTCCGTTGAATGATTTTCAAAGCGTGCTCCCACCAGGAGGAGGAATAATTGTGGGTTGA
- a CDS encoding V-type ATP synthase subunit A: MVEDFPMMEMIRMPREKEGRIVRVSGPVVEAEGLVGVQMYEVCMVGEERLIGEVNRVEGDKATIQVYEETSGLRPGEPVIATGMPLSAELGPGLIGQIFDGIQRPLPRIRELTGDFIKRGAVAEALPRNKKWHFTPLVKEGDYVVQGQIIGEVPEKRLVTIRVLVPVGVEGKIVEIAPEGEYLVTDTIAKIETRKGVTQEVKLMTKWPVRQPRPVLKKLESSVPLITGQRVIDTFFPVAMGGTAAIPGGFGTGKTVMLHQLAKFASADIIVYVGCGERGNEMTEVLEDFPKLEDPRTGEPLMNRTVLIANTSNMPVAAREASIYTGITIAEYFRDQGYNVALMADSTSRWAEALREISGRLEEMPGEEGFPAYLGSRLAEFYERAGRVITLGSTEDNPRYGSVTICGAVSPPGGDFSEPVTTNTLRVVKVFWALNKDLASRRHFPAIHWLQSYSLYLENLEDWFRREVSPEFPELRKEAMFLLQREEELKEIVQLVGPDALPESERVILEAARMIREDFLQQSALHPIDTFCDPKKSYLMLKTIITFYHMMQDSVSKGVPISNILKLPVKDEIARMKVVPNDKIEEYVETLLEKMEESFKNLVVESTI, translated from the coding sequence ATGGTGGAAGATTTCCCGATGATGGAGATGATTCGAATGCCTAGAGAAAAGGAAGGAAGAATCGTAAGGGTTTCTGGTCCTGTTGTGGAGGCTGAAGGACTTGTAGGAGTTCAAATGTACGAAGTTTGCATGGTTGGAGAAGAGAGACTGATAGGGGAAGTAAATAGGGTTGAGGGCGACAAGGCAACAATACAGGTATACGAGGAAACTTCGGGATTAAGACCGGGAGAACCTGTCATCGCAACAGGAATGCCTCTTTCTGCGGAACTTGGCCCAGGGTTAATTGGCCAGATTTTTGACGGTATACAGCGCCCCCTGCCTAGAATAAGGGAGCTAACAGGTGACTTCATAAAAAGAGGAGCGGTTGCGGAGGCTCTTCCCAGAAACAAGAAGTGGCATTTCACTCCGCTTGTCAAAGAAGGTGATTACGTCGTTCAAGGACAGATAATAGGTGAAGTTCCTGAGAAGAGACTTGTGACTATAAGAGTATTAGTCCCGGTAGGTGTGGAAGGAAAAATAGTTGAAATAGCCCCTGAGGGGGAATATCTTGTTACGGATACCATAGCGAAAATAGAAACTCGTAAAGGAGTGACTCAAGAGGTAAAACTAATGACGAAGTGGCCTGTAAGGCAGCCGAGGCCTGTACTGAAAAAGTTGGAGTCATCCGTCCCACTAATAACGGGGCAAAGAGTAATTGACACTTTCTTCCCCGTAGCTATGGGCGGTACAGCAGCCATACCTGGCGGCTTCGGAACAGGCAAAACAGTCATGTTGCACCAACTAGCTAAATTTGCATCTGCAGACATAATAGTATATGTCGGTTGCGGAGAACGTGGAAACGAGATGACCGAGGTCTTGGAAGATTTCCCAAAGCTAGAAGACCCCCGAACCGGAGAGCCTCTAATGAACAGAACTGTTCTTATCGCCAACACAAGCAATATGCCCGTAGCCGCCAGAGAAGCGTCAATTTACACTGGAATTACGATTGCAGAATACTTTAGAGACCAGGGATACAACGTAGCTCTCATGGCTGACTCTACTTCTAGGTGGGCTGAAGCCCTGCGCGAAATAAGTGGGCGTCTTGAGGAAATGCCTGGAGAAGAAGGGTTCCCCGCATACCTTGGGTCTAGGCTCGCAGAGTTCTATGAGAGAGCCGGCCGAGTAATAACTTTAGGGTCCACTGAAGATAACCCGAGGTACGGCTCAGTCACGATTTGCGGAGCAGTTTCTCCGCCTGGAGGAGACTTCAGTGAGCCAGTTACCACTAACACGTTACGTGTAGTCAAAGTTTTCTGGGCGCTCAACAAAGACCTGGCAAGTAGAAGGCACTTCCCCGCTATACACTGGCTTCAAAGCTACAGTCTCTACCTTGAAAACTTAGAGGACTGGTTTAGGCGTGAAGTTAGCCCAGAGTTCCCCGAGCTACGTAAAGAAGCAATGTTCTTGTTACAACGAGAGGAAGAACTCAAAGAAATAGTTCAGTTAGTTGGTCCGGACGCCTTACCAGAAAGTGAACGTGTAATTCTTGAAGCCGCTAGAATGATAAGAGAAGACTTCCTGCAGCAGTCAGCACTTCACCCTATCGACACGTTTTGCGACCCGAAAAAATCGTACTTGATGCTGAAGACAATAATAACATTCTATCACATGATGCAAGACAGCGTTTCTAAGGGCGTGCCAATATCGAACATTCTAAAACTTCCCGTAAAAGACGAAATTGCACGCATGAAAGTTGTACCTAACGATAAAATTGAAGAATACGTAGAGACCCTCCTTGAAAAAATGGAGGAGTCCTTTAAGAATCTTGTTGTAGAATCAACAATTTAA
- the lysX gene encoding lysine biosynthesis protein LysX — translation MITIGIICDRVRWDEKELIKAARKRGAKPIVIDQKNIVLDLTGSGDNIPEADVYLQRSVSTLKGLYITKILEDKGYMVINSFEPSRICADKLLTTLALVKAGVPTPHTLVAFDVESGLDALDKLGYPAVIKPVIGSWGRFVALLKDRQTAKSIMEERVFMGALYQTFYLQEYVEKNGRDIRSFVIGDRVVAAIYRIAVGDELRTNTALGGRAEPCPITPDLEELSLKAAEAVGGNGVYGIDIFIGDKGMMVNEVNHTVEFHTTVPITGIDIPGLIIDYVLERVK, via the coding sequence GTGATTACCATAGGAATAATATGTGACAGGGTACGCTGGGATGAAAAGGAGTTAATTAAGGCTGCAAGAAAACGCGGAGCTAAACCTATAGTAATAGATCAGAAAAACATAGTCTTAGACTTAACAGGAAGCGGAGACAACATACCTGAAGCAGACGTCTACCTTCAGCGCAGCGTTAGCACGCTTAAAGGATTATATATAACGAAGATTCTCGAAGATAAAGGCTATATGGTAATAAACTCATTTGAGCCGTCCAGAATCTGTGCAGACAAACTTCTTACAACGCTGGCGCTGGTTAAAGCAGGCGTGCCTACGCCACACACACTAGTAGCATTTGATGTAGAGTCAGGATTAGACGCACTGGACAAGTTAGGTTACCCCGCGGTCATCAAACCGGTTATAGGGAGCTGGGGGCGGTTTGTAGCATTATTAAAAGACAGGCAGACAGCTAAATCCATAATGGAAGAAAGAGTGTTCATGGGCGCGCTTTACCAAACGTTCTACCTCCAAGAGTATGTGGAGAAGAATGGGAGAGACATAAGGAGTTTCGTTATAGGGGACCGCGTTGTAGCAGCGATATACAGAATCGCAGTTGGAGATGAGCTGAGGACGAACACTGCGCTAGGCGGACGAGCTGAGCCTTGTCCGATAACGCCAGACTTGGAAGAGCTAAGTTTGAAAGCCGCGGAGGCTGTTGGAGGCAACGGAGTATATGGTATAGACATATTCATCGGAGATAAGGGAATGATGGTTAACGAGGTAAACCATACTGTAGAATTTCACACAACGGTTCCCATTACTGGAATAGATATTCCAGGCTTAATTATAGATTACGTGTTGGAGAGGGTCAAATGA
- a CDS encoding [LysW]-aminoadipate kinase, with protein MITVKLGGSILDQDIGHIAQDVKDLRVKNEKVVIVHGGAKKVTDIAERMGKEQKFVTSVSGFRSRYTDKETAEIYTMVIGGLLNKQIVASLIREGIPTVGLTGIDGVIFKAERKEKIKIKEGGKVLIIDGDYTGKVVEVNKELVSSLINAGYVPVIGSVAVSEKGEFLNIDGDRAAASLAGAIGCDVLVFLTDVPGVIEEGSVLERLSMEETEKVMEKIEGGMKRKVFAALEAMKAGVRKVIIASGLRPQPITEALKGKGCTVIER; from the coding sequence ATGATAACAGTAAAGTTAGGCGGAAGTATACTAGACCAAGATATAGGACACATAGCTCAGGACGTTAAAGATCTAAGGGTAAAGAACGAAAAAGTGGTCATTGTCCATGGTGGTGCGAAAAAGGTTACGGATATTGCGGAAAGAATGGGAAAGGAGCAGAAGTTCGTGACTTCAGTCAGTGGTTTCAGGAGCAGATATACAGACAAAGAAACAGCTGAAATATACACTATGGTGATAGGGGGGCTTCTTAACAAGCAAATTGTTGCCTCGTTGATTAGAGAGGGTATTCCAACTGTGGGTTTAACAGGAATAGATGGAGTTATTTTTAAGGCTGAAAGAAAGGAGAAAATAAAAATCAAAGAAGGAGGAAAAGTGCTCATAATAGACGGAGACTATACCGGGAAAGTTGTTGAAGTCAACAAAGAACTGGTAAGTAGTTTGATCAACGCGGGGTATGTACCCGTTATAGGATCTGTTGCGGTAAGCGAGAAAGGAGAGTTCTTAAACATAGATGGAGATAGAGCGGCTGCAAGCCTAGCTGGAGCTATAGGATGCGATGTTCTTGTATTTTTAACCGACGTGCCAGGAGTCATAGAGGAAGGAAGCGTACTCGAGAGATTAAGCATGGAAGAGACGGAAAAAGTTATGGAAAAAATCGAGGGAGGAATGAAGCGAAAGGTCTTTGCAGCATTGGAAGCTATGAAAGCTGGAGTAAGAAAAGTTATAATTGCTTCAGGATTACGTCCTCAACCGATAACAGAAGCGTTAAAAGGAAAAGGGTGCACGGTGATTGAAAGGTGA